In Xylanibacter ruminicola 23, a single genomic region encodes these proteins:
- a CDS encoding lytic transglycosylase domain-containing protein, whose amino-acid sequence MTVKNYIKILSFAALLFCSVPLSAQNILDDPEDDEEEVDSLFVPIEDEISVRDKQGNEELIEFPEAMTFNLDSLLELYMTKTYLSKGDCEMKDENPTYTPEEYIERLRRMPTVMEMAYNDIVQRFIDRYMGRLRHSVSLMLGAANFYIPIFEEALEAYQVPLELKYLPVIESALNPKAVSRVGATGLWQFMLTTGKQYGLEVNSLVDERRDPVKASYAAARYLRDLYRVFGDWNLVIAAYNCGPGNINKAIHRAGGEKDYWQLYPYLPAETRGYVPAFIAANYAMNYYCEHNICPMNTRLPLQTDTVVVDRDVHLQQVAAVLDLDIEMIRSLNPEYRRDIVPGANKKHAIRLPMADAIRFIDLQDSIYSYRADELLTKRAVAEVNDDQPTYRSKKSSRRSRSSRASRNSRRGGSSVTVRSGQTLGEIARRNGTTVAKLKRLNGLRGNNIRAGKKLRVR is encoded by the coding sequence ATGACAGTAAAGAATTATATAAAGATTTTAAGTTTCGCGGCACTGCTGTTTTGCAGCGTACCGCTGTCGGCACAGAATATTTTAGACGACCCCGAGGACGACGAAGAGGAGGTTGACAGCCTGTTCGTACCCATCGAGGATGAGATTTCGGTAAGAGACAAACAGGGCAACGAGGAACTCATCGAGTTTCCCGAGGCCATGACATTCAACCTCGACAGTCTGCTCGAGCTCTACATGACCAAGACTTACCTGAGCAAGGGCGATTGTGAGATGAAGGATGAGAACCCCACCTACACACCAGAGGAGTATATTGAACGACTTCGCCGTATGCCTACTGTCATGGAGATGGCCTACAACGATATCGTACAGCGCTTCATCGACCGTTACATGGGTCGTCTGCGCCACTCGGTCAGTCTGATGTTGGGTGCAGCCAATTTCTACATCCCCATCTTCGAAGAGGCCCTCGAAGCATATCAGGTACCCTTGGAACTGAAGTACCTGCCCGTTATCGAGAGTGCACTGAACCCCAAGGCCGTATCACGTGTAGGTGCCACTGGCTTGTGGCAGTTTATGCTTACAACTGGTAAGCAGTACGGCCTGGAAGTAAACTCACTGGTTGACGAGCGCCGCGATCCTGTGAAAGCATCGTATGCTGCCGCCCGCTACCTGCGCGACCTGTATCGTGTGTTTGGCGACTGGAACCTGGTGATTGCCGCTTACAACTGTGGTCCTGGCAACATCAACAAGGCCATCCACCGTGCCGGTGGCGAGAAGGACTACTGGCAGCTATATCCCTATCTGCCTGCTGAAACACGTGGTTATGTGCCAGCTTTCATCGCAGCCAACTACGCCATGAATTATTATTGCGAGCATAACATCTGCCCCATGAACACCCGTCTGCCTCTGCAGACTGATACCGTGGTGGTGGATCGCGATGTGCACCTGCAGCAGGTGGCCGCCGTGCTCGATCTGGATATTGAGATGATACGTTCGTTAAACCCCGAATATCGCCGCGACATTGTGCCTGGCGCCAACAAGAAGCATGCCATCCGCCTACCTATGGCAGATGCCATCCGCTTTATCGACCTGCAGGATAGCATCTACAGCTATCGTGCCGACGAGTTGCTCACCAAGCGTGCCGTAGCCGAGGTTAACGACGATCAGCCCACCTATCGTAGCAAGAAGAGCAGCCGACGCAGTCGCAGTAGTCGCGCCAGTCGCAATTCACGCCGTGGCGGTTCCAGCGTCACCGTCCGCTCTGGTCAGACACTGGGCGAGATAGCCCGTCGTAATGGCACTACCGTTGCAAAACTGAAAAGACTCAACGGTCTCCGTGGCAATAATATCCGAGCTGGTAAGAAGCTCCGAGTAAGATAA
- a CDS encoding DUF5683 domain-containing protein: protein MKNRCKLLITGMLLATGFGTVRAQEEVVLEHDSLSQAINNEVSVLVDSARIPTKPLKDMSTWHPDPKRALWLALVIPGGGQIYNRKYWKLPLVYGGFIGCLYAMNWNNTMYKDYSQAYIDIMDNDPGTQSYNQFLHNGATINGQEERYKKLFKQRKDRYRRWRDMSFFVLVGVYALSVIDAYVDAELSVFDISKDLSLSIEPTILDTHTSRNPLNTGAVGVQCNIKF from the coding sequence ATGAAGAATAGATGTAAGCTGTTGATAACAGGCATGCTGCTGGCCACAGGTTTCGGAACGGTCCGAGCCCAGGAGGAGGTGGTATTGGAGCACGACTCGTTGTCGCAAGCCATCAATAACGAGGTGTCGGTGCTGGTTGATTCGGCCCGCATCCCCACCAAACCCCTCAAGGACATGAGCACCTGGCACCCCGATCCCAAACGTGCGCTATGGCTGGCTCTGGTAATACCTGGCGGCGGACAGATTTATAACCGAAAATACTGGAAACTGCCATTGGTTTACGGCGGTTTCATCGGTTGTTTGTACGCAATGAACTGGAATAACACCATGTACAAGGACTACTCGCAGGCCTATATCGACATTATGGACAACGACCCTGGCACGCAGAGTTACAACCAGTTCCTGCACAACGGCGCCACCATCAACGGACAGGAAGAGCGATACAAGAAACTCTTCAAGCAGCGTAAGGACCGCTACCGTCGTTGGCGCGATATGAGTTTCTTTGTACTGGTAGGCGTCTATGCCCTTTCAGTCATCGACGCTTACGTGGATGCTGAGCTGTCGGTGTTCGATATCAGTAAAGATCTGAGTCTGAGCATCGAGCCCACCATTCTCGACACCCACACCTCACGCAACCCGCTCAATACCGGAGCCGTTGGGGTGCAATGTAACATCAAATTTTAA
- a CDS encoding ParB/RepB/Spo0J family partition protein gives MAVRKKYDHNVLGRGLDNIGTGRGMGLDALINTNDINTQGTSNLNEIAIELIEPNPDQPRHEFDENALNELAASIREIGIITPITVREMPSGHYQIIAGERRWRASQLAGLKAIPAYIKTTDDKLTMEMALVENIQREDLNAIEIALAYQRLSESTGMTQERMSERLGKSRTSITNYMRLLKLPAQIQMALKNRDIDMGHARALLSLESPSAQLKLFKDVHRNGYSVRKVEEMVQMVKNGDTLQNARKTVAPNQLPLEYSILRDRLSDLFKTKVQMTCSAQSKGRISISFANEDELEYIMNVFDKLKKK, from the coding sequence ATGGCAGTAAGAAAGAAATACGACCACAACGTACTGGGTCGCGGACTCGACAATATCGGCACCGGCAGAGGCATGGGGCTGGATGCACTTATCAACACGAACGACATCAACACCCAAGGTACATCAAACCTGAATGAGATTGCCATCGAGCTGATAGAACCTAACCCCGACCAGCCACGACATGAGTTCGATGAGAATGCACTGAACGAGCTGGCAGCCAGTATCCGTGAGATTGGCATCATCACCCCTATCACTGTTCGTGAGATGCCTTCAGGACACTATCAGATTATTGCCGGTGAGCGCCGTTGGCGTGCATCGCAGTTGGCAGGGCTTAAAGCTATACCTGCTTACATCAAGACCACCGACGATAAGCTGACCATGGAGATGGCACTGGTTGAGAATATTCAGCGCGAGGATTTGAATGCCATCGAGATTGCACTGGCCTACCAGCGATTGTCGGAATCTACAGGTATGACACAGGAGCGCATGTCGGAGCGTCTGGGTAAGAGCCGCACCTCGATCACCAACTATATGCGACTGCTGAAGTTGCCTGCACAGATACAGATGGCACTGAAGAACCGCGACATCGACATGGGACATGCCCGTGCACTGCTCTCGCTCGAAAGTCCATCGGCACAGCTCAAACTGTTTAAGGACGTACACCGCAACGGCTACTCGGTACGTAAGGTTGAGGAGATGGTACAGATGGTGAAGAACGGCGACACCCTGCAGAATGCCCGTAAGACCGTGGCTCCTAACCAGCTGCCATTGGAGTACAGCATTCTGAGAGACCGCTTGTCGGACCTGTTCAAAACAAAAGTACAGATGACCTGCTCTGCCCAGTCGAAGGGGCGTATCAGCATTTCCTTTGCCAATGAGGATGAGCTGGAGTATATCATGAATGTCTTCGACAAACTGAAGAAGAAGTAA
- a CDS encoding ParA family protein, producing the protein MGKIIALANQKGGVGKTTTTINLAASLATLEKTVLVVDADPQANASSGLGVDIKDVECSLYECIINKADVRDAIYTTDIDGLDIIPSHIDLVGAEIEMLNLNDREKVIKKMLEPIRNEYDFILIDCSPSLGLITVNSLTAANSVIIPVQCEYFALEGISKLLNTIKIIKNKLNPTLEIEGFLLTMYDSRLRLANQIYDEVKRHFQELVFKTVIQRNVKLSEAPSHGLPVILYDADSTGAKNHLALAQEIIFKNKK; encoded by the coding sequence ATGGGAAAGATTATTGCTTTAGCAAACCAAAAAGGCGGTGTAGGCAAAACCACCACTACCATCAACCTGGCAGCATCGCTGGCCACACTGGAAAAAACAGTGCTGGTTGTTGACGCTGACCCTCAGGCCAACGCATCGAGTGGCTTGGGTGTAGACATCAAGGATGTAGAATGCTCGCTATACGAATGCATTATCAACAAGGCCGATGTGCGCGACGCCATCTATACCACCGATATCGACGGACTGGATATCATACCCAGCCATATCGACCTGGTTGGTGCCGAGATTGAGATGCTGAACCTGAACGATCGTGAGAAAGTGATCAAGAAAATGCTTGAGCCTATTCGTAACGAATACGACTTTATCCTCATCGACTGTTCACCATCACTGGGCCTGATCACCGTTAACTCGCTCACTGCAGCCAACTCGGTGATTATCCCCGTACAGTGCGAGTACTTTGCACTGGAGGGTATCAGCAAACTGCTGAACACCATCAAGATCATCAAGAATAAATTGAACCCAACGCTCGAGATAGAAGGCTTTTTGCTGACGATGTACGATAGTCGTCTGCGCCTGGCCAACCAAATTTACGACGAGGTGAAGCGCCACTTCCAGGAGCTGGTGTTCAAAACCGTTATTCAGCGTAACGTAAAATTAAGCGAGGCACCAAGTCATGGTTTGCCCGTAATCCTCTATGATGCCGACTCGACAGGTGCAAAGAACCACCTGGCACTGGCTCAGGAAATCATCTTTAAGAACAAAAAATAA
- the surE gene encoding 5'/3'-nucleotidase SurE, with the protein MEIKRPLLLISNDDGYQAKGINCLIDMLKDIADIIVCAPDDARSGYSCAFSAGIPLRLNLHRKEQGVEVWSCNGTPVDCVKMALANICKRQPDMVIGGINHGDNASVNTHYSGTMGVTIEGCLKYIPSVAFSLCDQHADADFEPLRPYVREITQRVLNEGLPKGVCLNVNFPLVPVYQGVKVCRMAFGTWYNETEKHHHSRGYDYWWMIGHYRNDEPEAEDTDNWALHHGYIAITPTQIDVTAYQAMDQISSWFNV; encoded by the coding sequence ATGGAAATTAAACGACCTTTATTGCTCATTTCGAACGATGACGGCTATCAGGCAAAAGGTATTAATTGCTTGATAGATATGCTGAAGGATATAGCTGATATCATTGTTTGTGCACCCGATGATGCCCGCAGCGGCTACTCGTGTGCCTTCTCGGCTGGTATCCCTTTGCGCCTGAATCTGCATCGGAAAGAGCAGGGGGTAGAGGTGTGGAGTTGTAATGGTACCCCCGTTGATTGTGTAAAGATGGCGCTGGCCAATATCTGCAAGCGTCAACCCGATATGGTGATTGGCGGTATTAATCATGGCGATAATGCTTCGGTAAATACGCACTACAGTGGTACGATGGGTGTTACCATCGAGGGCTGTCTCAAGTACATCCCCTCGGTAGCCTTCTCGCTTTGCGATCAGCATGCCGATGCCGACTTCGAGCCTCTCCGTCCTTATGTGCGTGAGATTACCCAGAGGGTGCTCAACGAAGGATTGCCCAAAGGCGTGTGCTTGAATGTTAACTTTCCATTGGTTCCGGTTTATCAGGGGGTTAAGGTTTGTCGCATGGCCTTTGGTACTTGGTATAACGAAACCGAGAAGCACCACCATTCGCGTGGCTACGACTATTGGTGGATGATTGGTCATTATCGTAATGATGAGCCCGAAGCTGAGGATACCGATAATTGGGCACTGCATCATGGCTATATTGCCATTACACCTACCCAGATTGATGTCACCGCCTATCAGGCCATGGATCAGATTAGTAGTTGGTTTAATGTTTAA
- the lpxB gene encoding lipid-A-disaccharide synthase → MKYYLIVGEASGDLHASHLMRALKDIDAEAEFRFFGGGLMTAVGGTRVRHYKELAYMGFIPVLMHLRTILRNMKMCKQDVVDWQPDCLILVDYPGFNLKIAEFVKSHTNIPVYYYISPKIWAWKEYRIKNIKRDVDQLFSILPFEVDFFEKKHHYPIHYVGNPTADEVRAFLQSSPVANKEPIIALLAGSRKQEIKDNLPAMLQAVKPYENNYQIVVAGAPGIEPSYYQQFMQGSQADIVFGQTYALLAKSHAALVTSGTATLETCLFGVPQVVCYKIPLPAVLGFLRRHFLKVKYVSLVNLVAGREVVKELLEDFSVANIRSELQKILSGPDRDRMLQGYQEVKQALGDEKAPENAARLILDTLSMKH, encoded by the coding sequence ATGAAGTACTATCTGATAGTTGGCGAGGCCTCGGGTGATTTGCATGCATCGCATTTGATGCGGGCGTTGAAAGATATTGACGCTGAGGCTGAGTTTCGTTTCTTTGGTGGCGGCCTGATGACGGCCGTTGGTGGTACCCGAGTTCGCCATTATAAGGAACTGGCTTATATGGGCTTTATTCCTGTGCTGATGCATTTGCGAACTATACTTCGCAATATGAAGATGTGTAAGCAGGATGTGGTGGATTGGCAGCCCGACTGTTTGATATTGGTAGATTATCCGGGCTTTAATCTCAAGATAGCCGAGTTTGTAAAAAGTCATACAAATATACCTGTATATTATTATATCTCACCTAAAATCTGGGCTTGGAAAGAGTATCGTATTAAGAATATCAAACGCGATGTCGACCAGCTCTTCTCTATCCTGCCTTTCGAGGTGGATTTCTTCGAGAAGAAGCATCATTACCCCATCCATTATGTAGGTAATCCCACGGCCGACGAGGTGAGAGCATTCCTGCAGTCATCGCCGGTGGCAAACAAAGAACCGATTATAGCCCTGTTGGCAGGATCGCGTAAACAGGAGATTAAAGACAACCTGCCTGCTATGCTCCAGGCTGTAAAACCTTACGAAAACAATTACCAAATTGTGGTAGCGGGAGCGCCTGGCATTGAGCCTTCGTATTATCAGCAGTTTATGCAAGGCTCGCAGGCCGATATCGTGTTCGGTCAGACCTATGCCTTGCTCGCAAAGTCCCATGCAGCCTTGGTTACCAGCGGTACGGCTACGTTGGAGACCTGTTTGTTTGGTGTGCCACAGGTGGTATGCTATAAAATACCCCTGCCTGCTGTTTTAGGGTTCTTACGTCGCCATTTCTTAAAGGTAAAATATGTTTCGCTTGTAAACCTTGTTGCAGGTCGTGAAGTTGTAAAGGAGCTGCTCGAAGATTTCTCGGTAGCCAACATCCGTAGTGAACTCCAGAAGATTCTTTCCGGTCCCGATCGTGATCGTATGCTCCAGGGCTATCAGGAGGTAAAACAGGCATTAGGCGATGAAAAAGCTCCCGAAAATGCGGCGCGGCTCATCTTGGATACGTTAAGCATGAAACATTAA
- a CDS encoding DUF5020 family protein: MKKFFSIALLAVAAMSASAQNVQLHYDFGRNFYSDEEAGRQKVTLTLEQFKADQWGSWFYFVDIDFSRKFTEGAYGEISREFNIGKKGFAAHVEYDGGLNRFGSFQQAALVGAAWNGHNADFSKTYSVQLMYKRFFKSYDNTSAYNSVQLTGVWGLNFANKKGTFSGFIDFWRGEKADGHGQLVLLTEPQLWYNATEHFSVGTEVEVSNNFIYNTYNDKKFFINPTLAVKWNF; this comes from the coding sequence ATGAAAAAGTTTTTTTCTATTGCGTTGCTGGCTGTAGCAGCTATGAGCGCTAGTGCACAGAATGTGCAGTTGCATTATGATTTTGGTCGTAATTTCTACTCTGATGAAGAGGCTGGTCGTCAGAAGGTTACATTAACCCTCGAGCAGTTCAAGGCCGACCAGTGGGGTTCTTGGTTCTACTTTGTGGATATCGACTTCAGTCGTAAGTTCACCGAGGGAGCTTATGGTGAAATCTCTCGTGAGTTTAATATTGGTAAGAAAGGTTTTGCTGCCCACGTAGAGTATGATGGTGGTCTGAACCGTTTCGGTTCGTTCCAGCAGGCCGCATTGGTTGGTGCTGCGTGGAATGGTCATAATGCTGACTTCTCAAAGACCTATTCTGTACAGTTGATGTATAAGCGCTTCTTTAAGAGCTACGACAATACCAGCGCCTATAATTCGGTACAGCTCACTGGTGTATGGGGCCTGAACTTCGCTAACAAGAAGGGTACCTTCTCTGGTTTCATTGATTTCTGGCGTGGCGAAAAGGCCGACGGTCACGGTCAGCTGGTTCTCTTGACCGAGCCGCAGCTCTGGTACAATGCCACCGAGCATTTCAGTGTAGGTACCGAGGTTGAGGTTAGCAACAACTTCATTTATAACACCTATAACGATAAAAAGTTCTTCATTAACCCAACTTTGGCTGTTAAGTGGAACTTCTAA
- a CDS encoding ATP-binding protein has product MKIKHSREQEAEGKQLLEDYQKRVNEMEKLLKDYRSLEQNFDNVGQGYEEALMAFDKMEEEKQKVLKVKEAIEKQSNEVMAAKQKLEETMLKKKNMIEQYAEAIKQKLDYTHPNAGNIALTANQILNVIDIEMEQPLRCEDNVMAQDIAAMAIQESGIQSYQKAEFKCQMVEEAQATMVFTNSKHAVRALVALLDNAMKFTAQGEILLLINVAGSNLEFCVEDTGTGVLSDYAEKIFEPYVKLNDFFEGNGIGLTVARSIARRLGGDIRLDTDYRGGSRFVFSLPI; this is encoded by the coding sequence ATGAAGATTAAGCACAGTCGTGAGCAGGAGGCCGAAGGCAAGCAGTTGCTCGAGGACTACCAGAAGCGCGTCAACGAGATGGAGAAGTTGCTCAAGGACTACCGTTCGCTCGAGCAGAACTTCGACAACGTTGGTCAGGGGTACGAAGAGGCCCTGATGGCTTTCGACAAGATGGAAGAGGAGAAGCAGAAAGTGCTGAAGGTAAAAGAGGCCATCGAGAAGCAGTCGAACGAGGTTATGGCTGCCAAGCAGAAGCTTGAGGAAACCATGCTCAAGAAGAAGAACATGATTGAGCAGTATGCCGAGGCCATCAAGCAGAAGTTAGACTACACCCATCCTAATGCTGGTAACATCGCTCTCACAGCCAATCAGATTCTCAATGTTATCGACATCGAGATGGAGCAGCCCTTGCGATGCGAGGATAACGTGATGGCTCAGGATATCGCCGCTATGGCCATCCAGGAGTCAGGCATCCAGAGCTACCAGAAGGCCGAATTCAAGTGCCAGATGGTAGAGGAAGCCCAGGCCACCATGGTGTTCACCAACAGCAAGCATGCCGTGCGCGCATTGGTAGCACTGCTCGATAATGCGATGAAGTTCACCGCCCAGGGCGAGATCCTGTTGCTTATCAACGTCGCAGGCTCAAACCTCGAGTTCTGTGTTGAAGATACTGGCACAGGCGTTCTTTCCGACTACGCTGAGAAGATTTTCGAGCCATACGTAAAGCTCAACGATTTCTTCGAGGGTAACGGTATCGGTCTCACCGTAGCACGTAGCATCGCCCGCCGTTTGGGTGGCGATATTCGTCTCGACACCGATTACCGCGGCGGTTCACGCTTCGTGTTCTCACTGCCCATCTAA
- a CDS encoding STAS domain-containing protein, producing MTQIIKEGGKTIIKTGSRIDTMNANQFEQDIQPALKEGGVDLEMDCTELTYMASSGLRIIQKTMRIVTQLKGQFKITNVSPEIYKILAMTGFTKFMKVEQKKA from the coding sequence ATGACACAGATTATCAAAGAAGGTGGAAAAACCATTATTAAGACCGGTTCACGAATCGACACTATGAACGCCAACCAGTTCGAGCAGGACATCCAGCCCGCCCTTAAGGAGGGAGGTGTTGACCTCGAAATGGACTGCACAGAACTCACCTACATGGCCAGCTCAGGTCTGCGTATCATCCAGAAGACTATGCGCATTGTTACTCAGCTCAAGGGTCAGTTCAAAATCACCAACGTGTCGCCCGAAATTTACAAGATTCTGGCTATGACCGGATTCACCAAATTCATGAAGGTAGAACAGAAAAAAGCATAG
- a CDS encoding ATP-binding protein produces MKKEIKIKNQVGELEKVNAFIEEIGEELQLDMELLMNLNLVMEEMVSNVIFYAYPEGKTADIELTAECIGHTLTFVLSDKGREFDPTMKEDIDTATDPADRELGGLGIYIVKNIMNEVTYQRLEGKNLLTMKKDLED; encoded by the coding sequence ATGAAGAAAGAAATTAAGATTAAGAATCAGGTAGGCGAGTTAGAGAAAGTAAACGCCTTCATCGAAGAGATCGGAGAGGAACTTCAGCTTGACATGGAGCTGCTGATGAACCTGAACCTGGTAATGGAAGAGATGGTATCTAACGTTATCTTCTATGCTTATCCCGAAGGAAAAACTGCCGACATCGAATTGACAGCCGAGTGCATTGGCCACACGCTCACATTTGTGCTTAGCGACAAGGGCCGCGAGTTTGACCCCACCATGAAGGAGGACATCGACACTGCTACCGATCCAGCTGATCGCGAACTGGGTGGTCTTGGCATCTACATTGTCAAGAACATCATGAACGAGGTTACCTATCAGCGCCTGGAGGGCAAGAACCTGCTCACCATGAAAAAGGATTTAGAGGATTAA
- a CDS encoding ABC transporter ATP-binding protein, with translation MIEVKHLYKSFEDREVLKDINTVFEDGKTNLIIGQSGSGKTVLMKNLVGLLEPTRGEILYDGRNFVSMSKHEKVMMRREMGMIFQSAALFDSMTVLENVMFPLDMFSSMTLRERIRRAQDCLDRVNLTGADEKFPGEISGGMQKRVAIARAIALNPKYLFCDEPNSGLDPKTSLVIDELLHSITQEYNMTTIINTHDMNSVMGIGENIIFIYEGNKEWQGVSSQVMGAENPRLTDFIFASDLLKNMRRIVIDNGLSL, from the coding sequence ATGATCGAAGTAAAGCATTTATATAAGAGTTTTGAGGACAGAGAAGTCCTGAAAGACATCAATACCGTATTCGAAGACGGTAAGACCAACCTCATTATCGGACAGAGCGGTTCCGGCAAGACGGTACTGATGAAAAATCTTGTCGGACTTCTCGAACCGACCCGCGGCGAGATTCTGTACGACGGTCGTAATTTTGTAAGCATGAGCAAACACGAAAAGGTAATGATGCGTCGCGAGATGGGTATGATATTCCAAAGCGCTGCCCTCTTCGACTCCATGACGGTTCTCGAGAACGTGATGTTCCCGCTCGACATGTTCTCGTCAATGACCTTACGTGAACGTATCCGCCGTGCACAGGACTGCTTGGACCGTGTAAACCTGACTGGTGCCGACGAAAAATTCCCTGGCGAGATATCCGGAGGTATGCAAAAACGTGTTGCCATCGCCCGTGCCATCGCCCTCAATCCCAAATATCTGTTTTGCGACGAGCCAAACTCTGGTCTCGACCCCAAAACATCGCTTGTTATCGATGAGCTGTTACACTCCATCACTCAGGAATACAACATGACCACCATCATAAACACCCACGACATGAACTCGGTCATGGGCATCGGCGAAAATATCATTTTTATTTACGAAGGAAATAAGGAATGGCAAGGTGTAAGCAGTCAGGTTATGGGTGCCGAAAATCCCCGATTAACCGACTTTATCTTCGCCAGCGATCTGCTCAAAAATATGCGACGAATCGTTATCGACAACGGACTCTCATTATAA
- a CDS encoding MlaE family ABC transporter permease — MLLHKWLTTFGRYLMLMGRVFSRPERMRMFLKQYITEMTQLGINSIGIVLIISFFIGAVICIQMKLNIQSPWMPRWVAGYTTREILLLEFSSSIMCLILAGKVGSNIASELGTMRVTQQIDALEIMGINSACYLILPKIIGLLTIMPFLVIFSSATGIIGAYGTAYIGHIIAPDDLTAGLQHAFIPWFVWMSIIKSQFFAFIISSVPAFCGYTVEGGSVNVGKASTDAVVTSSVLILFSDVFLTQLLS, encoded by the coding sequence ATGTTATTACATAAATGGCTGACCACCTTTGGTCGATATTTGATGCTGATGGGCCGTGTTTTCTCACGCCCCGAGCGTATGAGAATGTTCCTGAAACAGTACATTACCGAGATGACCCAGTTGGGCATCAATTCTATCGGCATCGTACTCATCATCTCATTTTTCATCGGCGCCGTCATCTGTATTCAGATGAAGCTGAATATTCAGAGCCCTTGGATGCCACGCTGGGTTGCCGGCTATACCACCCGCGAGATTCTGCTGCTGGAGTTCTCAAGTTCCATCATGTGCTTAATCCTGGCAGGAAAAGTAGGTTCCAACATCGCCTCAGAGCTGGGCACCATGCGTGTTACCCAGCAGATCGACGCTCTCGAGATTATGGGCATCAATTCGGCCTGCTATCTGATTCTGCCCAAAATCATCGGTCTGCTCACCATCATGCCATTCCTGGTCATCTTCTCTTCGGCCACAGGTATCATTGGTGCTTACGGCACGGCTTATATAGGACATATCATCGCACCCGACGACCTGACGGCTGGACTGCAGCACGCATTCATCCCATGGTTCGTATGGATGAGTATCATCAAAAGTCAGTTTTTTGCATTCATCATCTCCAGCGTGCCAGCCTTCTGCGGCTACACGGTCGAGGGTGGTAGTGTAAACGTAGGTAAGGCATCAACCGATGCTGTAGTAACCTCGAGTGTACTCATTCTGTTTTCGGATGTTTTCTTAACCCAGTTACTGTCATGA